A single window of Methylocella tundrae DNA harbors:
- a CDS encoding AtpZ/AtpI family protein, whose amino-acid sequence MSAREPEPGEEDPLVKGVRLRGERHRRWLREGDPSVARRLAQIGVLGWIIVTPMLIGIFAGRWLDQKFNSGLFWTAPLLMLGLGLGCWSAWKWIKDA is encoded by the coding sequence ATGAGCGCGCGCGAACCGGAGCCCGGCGAAGAAGACCCGCTGGTCAAAGGCGTCCGGCTGCGCGGCGAGCGGCATCGGCGCTGGCTGCGCGAGGGCGATCCCTCCGTGGCCCGCCGCCTCGCCCAGATCGGCGTGCTCGGCTGGATCATCGTCACGCCGATGCTGATCGGCATTTTCGCGGGCCGCTGGCTGGACCAGAAATTCAACTCGGGCCTATTCTGGACCGCGCCGCTGCTGATGCTTGGATTGGGTCTTGGATGCTGGTCCGCGTGGAAATGGATCAAGGACGCATGA
- a CDS encoding F0F1 ATP synthase subunit epsilon, with amino-acid sequence MKLRIVTPLSVVVDEDGVLALRAEDCSGGFGILPRHADFLTSLVISIVSWKSGDGKRRYCAVRRGVLSVTGGEAIAIATREAVAGEDLLTLDQTVLSRFRADIETERTERVESTRLQLNAIRQIMRHLRPDGRGATGSL; translated from the coding sequence ATGAAGCTGCGCATCGTCACGCCACTTTCGGTCGTCGTCGATGAAGACGGCGTGCTCGCGCTGCGCGCCGAGGATTGCAGCGGCGGCTTCGGAATCCTGCCCCGGCACGCGGATTTTCTGACAAGCCTCGTTATCTCCATCGTCAGCTGGAAAAGCGGCGATGGAAAGCGCCGCTATTGCGCGGTGCGCCGCGGCGTCCTTTCCGTCACCGGCGGAGAGGCGATCGCCATCGCCACGCGCGAGGCGGTGGCGGGCGAGGATCTCCTGACGCTCGATCAAACGGTGCTCAGCCGCTTTCGCGCCGATATCGAGACGGAGCGCACCGAACGCGTCGAGAGCACGCGGCTGCAGCTCAACGCCATCCGCCAGATCATGCGCCATCTGCGGCCTGACGGGCGCGGCGCCACGGGATCTTTGTGA
- the atpD gene encoding F0F1 ATP synthase subunit beta: MTPAAAAGVVTSVRGAVVDVTFEGQSLPAINTAMIVEWDRPEALILEVHSHLDPGTVRAIALQATAGLARGVPVRATREPISTPVGNAVLGRLLDVVGTLRDRGPALPDDTPRRAIHHAPPALKDETSTTAVFETGVKVIDLLAPLAQGGKAAMFGGAGVGKTVLVMELIHAMVEKYQGISVFAGVGERSREGHELLTDMQGSGVLARTVLVYGQMNEPPGARWRVPMTALAIAEYFRDQKHQNVLLLMDNVFRFVQAGSEVSSLLGRLPSRVGYQPTLATEVAALQERIASVAGAAVTAIQAVYVPADDFTDPAVTAISSHMDSIIMLSRAQAAEGFYPAVDPLGSSSALLDPLIVGEEHYRIAEAARNTIARFRDLQDIIALLGVEELGASDRLIVKRARRLQRFLSQPFAVTEAFTGVPGRSVARADTLKGCKAILDGETDDFAESSLYMVGTLDEAREKEAASAKKGSGSAS, from the coding sequence GTGACCCCCGCCGCGGCGGCTGGCGTCGTCACATCGGTTCGAGGCGCCGTCGTCGACGTAACCTTCGAAGGCCAGTCGCTGCCGGCGATCAACACCGCCATGATCGTCGAATGGGACAGGCCGGAAGCTCTGATCCTCGAAGTGCATAGCCACCTCGATCCCGGCACTGTCCGCGCCATCGCGCTGCAGGCGACCGCCGGACTCGCGCGTGGAGTGCCCGTGCGCGCCACGCGCGAGCCCATTTCGACGCCGGTCGGGAATGCTGTTCTCGGGCGGCTCCTCGACGTCGTCGGGACATTGCGCGATCGCGGGCCCGCGCTGCCGGATGATACGCCCCGCCGCGCCATCCATCATGCGCCGCCGGCGCTGAAGGACGAAACCTCGACGACCGCGGTGTTCGAGACCGGCGTCAAGGTGATCGATCTTCTGGCCCCGCTCGCGCAGGGCGGCAAGGCGGCGATGTTCGGCGGCGCCGGCGTCGGCAAGACAGTGCTGGTGATGGAGCTGATCCACGCCATGGTCGAGAAATATCAGGGCATCTCCGTCTTCGCCGGCGTCGGCGAGCGCTCCCGCGAGGGCCATGAGCTGCTGACCGATATGCAGGGCTCCGGCGTGCTCGCGCGCACCGTGCTCGTCTATGGACAGATGAATGAACCGCCGGGCGCGCGCTGGCGCGTGCCGATGACCGCGCTCGCCATCGCGGAATATTTCAGAGACCAGAAGCATCAGAACGTGCTGCTGCTGATGGACAATGTGTTTCGCTTCGTGCAGGCTGGCAGCGAGGTGTCGAGCCTGCTCGGACGTCTGCCCTCACGGGTCGGCTATCAGCCGACCCTCGCAACGGAAGTCGCCGCGCTGCAGGAGCGCATCGCCTCGGTGGCGGGAGCGGCCGTCACCGCCATTCAGGCCGTCTATGTTCCGGCGGACGACTTTACCGACCCCGCCGTGACGGCGATCTCGAGCCACATGGACAGCATCATCATGCTGTCGCGCGCGCAGGCCGCCGAAGGTTTCTATCCCGCCGTCGATCCGCTCGGCTCGTCCTCGGCGCTGCTCGATCCTCTGATCGTGGGCGAGGAGCACTATCGCATCGCCGAGGCCGCGCGCAATACGATCGCCCGCTTCAGGGACCTGCAGGACATCATCGCCCTGCTCGGCGTCGAGGAGCTCGGCGCAAGCGATCGCCTGATCGTCAAGCGGGCGCGCAGGCTCCAGCGTTTCCTCAGCCAGCCCTTCGCCGTGACGGAGGCCTTCACCGGCGTCCCCGGCCGCAGCGTGGCGCGCGCCGACACGCTGAAAGGCTGCAAAGCCATTCTCGACGGCGAGACCGACGATTTCGCGGAAAGCTCACTCTATATGGTTGGAACGCTCGACGAAGCGCGCGAAAAAGAGGCCGCGTCCGCTAAAAAAGGATCGGGAAGCGCGTCATGA
- a CDS encoding oleate hydratase, with product MGPDANRRPDRSGAKIYLIGGGIASLAAAAFLIRDGHVPGRNITILEELDRLGGSLDGAGSAEHGYVARGGRMLESKYRCTYDLFSSIPTIDKSRTVTQEIFQWNEVIRTGSKSRLVRAGRKLDSPEFGLSERHILTLERLAVEPEALLGRSSIKDQFDVSFFETNFWFMWCTTFAFQPWHSAVEFKRYLVRFAHMIDGFNQLKGIMRTVYNQYDSLVRPLKAWLDEHGVSYVLGAKVTDLRFIEDGDGKAVERVVFEKAGVSEEIAIGPGDYVIVTLGSMTEASDLGSNTAPPALNGKREGGAWTLWEKIAEGRPEFGKPSAFADHIDESKWVSFTATQRDPAFFTIIRDFTGNTPGEGGLITFADSSWLMSIVLPHQPHFIGQPRDVNVFWGYGLHVDAPGDFVRKPMAACSGRELMTEILGQLRIESGAARILETTVVIPCMMPFITSQFLRREKGDRPAVAPEGWRNLGFVGQFVELPDDVVFTVEYSVRSAQAAVSKLLDLDTKPAPVYKGQFDPRVLLKAFVTLHDLHM from the coding sequence ATGGGTCCTGACGCCAATCGTCGCCCCGATCGAAGCGGCGCCAAGATCTACCTCATCGGAGGCGGCATCGCTTCTCTCGCGGCCGCCGCCTTCCTCATCCGTGACGGGCATGTCCCCGGCCGCAACATCACGATCCTCGAAGAACTCGACCGGCTCGGCGGCAGCCTCGATGGGGCGGGCTCGGCCGAACACGGCTATGTCGCGCGCGGCGGGCGCATGCTGGAGAGCAAATACCGATGCACTTATGATCTGTTCTCGTCGATTCCAACCATCGACAAGAGCCGGACCGTCACGCAGGAGATTTTTCAATGGAACGAGGTGATCAGGACGGGCTCGAAGTCTCGCCTCGTGCGCGCCGGACGCAAGCTCGATTCGCCCGAGTTCGGGCTCAGTGAGAGGCATATACTGACGCTGGAGCGGCTCGCGGTCGAACCCGAGGCGCTGTTGGGCCGCAGCAGCATAAAGGATCAGTTCGACGTCTCCTTCTTCGAGACGAACTTCTGGTTCATGTGGTGCACGACCTTTGCATTCCAGCCCTGGCACAGCGCGGTCGAATTCAAGCGCTATCTTGTGCGTTTCGCGCACATGATAGATGGATTCAACCAGCTCAAGGGAATCATGCGCACGGTTTATAACCAGTATGATTCGCTTGTGCGCCCGCTGAAGGCGTGGCTGGACGAGCACGGCGTCTCCTATGTGCTCGGCGCAAAAGTCACAGATCTGCGTTTTATCGAAGACGGCGACGGCAAGGCGGTCGAGCGGGTCGTCTTCGAGAAGGCGGGCGTGAGCGAGGAGATCGCCATCGGCCCCGGGGACTATGTCATCGTGACGCTCGGCTCGATGACCGAGGCCTCGGACCTTGGCTCCAACACGGCGCCGCCGGCTTTGAACGGCAAGCGCGAAGGCGGCGCCTGGACGCTTTGGGAGAAGATCGCCGAGGGCCGCCCGGAGTTCGGAAAGCCATCCGCCTTCGCCGATCACATCGACGAATCAAAATGGGTTTCATTCACGGCGACGCAGCGCGATCCGGCCTTCTTCACCATCATTCGCGACTTCACCGGCAACACGCCCGGCGAGGGCGGCCTCATCACCTTCGCGGATTCGAGCTGGCTCATGTCGATCGTGCTGCCGCACCAGCCGCACTTCATCGGCCAGCCGCGCGACGTCAATGTGTTCTGGGGCTATGGACTTCATGTCGATGCGCCCGGCGATTTCGTCCGTAAACCGATGGCCGCTTGTTCAGGGCGCGAGCTGATGACCGAAATCCTCGGTCAACTCCGCATCGAATCCGGGGCCGCCCGCATCCTCGAGACCACCGTTGTTATCCCCTGCATGATGCCCTTCATCACGAGCCAGTTCCTGCGGCGGGAAAAGGGCGACCGGCCGGCGGTCGCGCCCGAAGGCTGGCGCAATCTCGGCTTCGTCGGGCAATTTGTGGAACTGCCTGATGATGTGGTCTTCACCGTCGAATATTCGGTCCGTTCCGCACAGGCGGCGGTCTCGAAGCTGCTCGATCTCGATACAAAACCAGCGCCCGTTTATAAAGGACAGTTCGATCCGCGTGTGTTGTTGAAGGCCTTCGTCACATTGCATGATCTCCACATGTGA
- a CDS encoding zinc-dependent alcohol dehydrogenase family protein: MKALVYQGPGKKALEDRPKPEIKAPGDAIVKIVKTTICGTDLHILKGDVATCAPGRILGHEGVGVIDSVGAGVIAFKPGDRVLISCISACGKCDYCRRGMYSHCTTGGWILGNEIDGTQAEYVRTPHADTSLYPIPAGADEEALVMLSDILPTGFECGVLNGKVAPGSSVAIVGAGPIGLAALLTAQFYSPAEIIMIDLDDGRLGIARQFGATQTVNSADGKAAEAVKALTGGIGVDTAIEAVGIPATFLICEDIVAPGGVIANIGVHGVKVDLHLERLWSQNITITTRLVDTVTTPMLLKTVQSKKIDPTRLITHRFALDQILDAYDTFGRAADTNALKVIISA, from the coding sequence ATGAAAGCGCTCGTTTATCAGGGACCCGGCAAGAAAGCCCTGGAAGACCGCCCGAAGCCCGAAATCAAGGCTCCGGGCGACGCGATCGTCAAAATCGTCAAAACGACGATCTGCGGCACCGATCTGCACATCCTCAAGGGGGATGTCGCGACCTGCGCTCCCGGCCGCATCCTCGGCCATGAAGGGGTTGGCGTCATCGACAGCGTCGGCGCGGGCGTCATCGCCTTCAAGCCGGGCGACCGGGTTCTGATTTCCTGCATATCGGCCTGCGGCAAATGCGACTACTGCCGGCGGGGCATGTACTCCCATTGCACGACCGGCGGCTGGATCCTCGGCAATGAAATCGACGGCACGCAAGCCGAATATGTCCGCACGCCGCACGCCGATACGAGCCTCTATCCGATCCCCGCCGGAGCCGACGAGGAAGCGCTGGTGATGCTGAGCGACATTCTGCCGACCGGCTTCGAATGCGGCGTCCTCAATGGCAAGGTCGCGCCGGGATCAAGCGTCGCGATCGTCGGCGCTGGACCGATCGGCCTTGCCGCGCTGCTGACCGCGCAATTCTATTCTCCCGCCGAAATCATCATGATCGACCTCGATGATGGCCGCCTCGGGATCGCGCGCCAGTTCGGCGCGACGCAGACGGTCAACAGCGCGGACGGCAAGGCGGCCGAAGCAGTCAAGGCGCTGACCGGAGGCATCGGCGTCGATACGGCGATCGAGGCGGTCGGCATCCCCGCGACTTTCCTGATCTGCGAGGATATCGTCGCGCCGGGCGGGGTCATCGCCAATATCGGCGTGCATGGCGTCAAGGTCGATCTGCATCTTGAGCGGCTATGGTCGCAAAACATCACCATCACGACGCGCCTCGTCGACACCGTGACGACGCCCATGCTGCTCAAAACCGTGCAGTCAAAGAAAATTGATCCGACCCGGCTGATCACGCACAGATTCGCGCTCGATCAGATCCTCGACGCCTATGACACATTCGGCCGCGCCGCGGATACGAATGCGCTGAAGGTGATCATCTCGGCCTGA
- a CDS encoding PAS domain-containing sensor histidine kinase — MRANNDIPSGDRSPGAEALQRAVEAADIGVWRWNPLTGAVDLSAQAAVLLGRRSSAPLDFADFLDLIHLMDRAVAQDALQESVRTFKGFDFDFRTASPAAAGSWLRARGRIGGGEGGPIEAHGVLIDAGRQKLEEEAKDRLAAIVTASDDAIVGETMDGVITDWNRGAEAILGYAAEEMIGETMAALLPEGHEGETFALLERIRRGERIEHYETLRRRRDGEIIDVSLTVSPVFDGSGRLLGVAKVGRDITRAKRERMALLEREAHLRSVLDTAPDAMIVIDSRGMMRSFSSTAERLFGYTAEEILGRNVSILMPSPYREQHDSYLDRYVATGERRVIGLGRVVVGLRRDGSTFPMELSVGEMRSGDSRFFTGFVRDLTERQETQQRLQDLQSALVHISRFTAMGEMASTLAHELNQPLTAIASYLNGCRRLLDGKENPKAAMIRDAIERAADQALRAGQIIRRLRQFVSRGESERQVESLAKLIEEASALALVGIKETGVRVAFSFDPRVAFVLVDKIQIQQVILNLMRNAIEAMQETTRRDLIISTAEFDDGMVEVSVADTGPGIAEEIASQLFQPFVTTKPDGMGIGLSISRTIIEAHGGRLWVEPNPEGGTIFRLTLKALSHEELNDGQ; from the coding sequence ATGCGCGCGAACAATGACATTCCCTCGGGGGATCGGTCTCCGGGCGCAGAGGCGTTGCAGCGCGCCGTGGAAGCGGCGGACATCGGCGTCTGGCGATGGAACCCCTTGACCGGCGCGGTTGACCTTTCCGCTCAAGCGGCGGTTCTGCTTGGGCGCCGTTCGAGCGCCCCGCTCGACTTTGCGGACTTCCTCGACTTGATCCACCTGATGGACAGGGCCGTCGCGCAAGACGCGCTGCAGGAGAGCGTCAGGACATTCAAAGGCTTCGACTTCGACTTCAGGACGGCCTCGCCGGCCGCGGCCGGCAGCTGGCTGAGAGCGCGGGGGCGCATCGGGGGCGGCGAGGGCGGCCCCATCGAGGCGCATGGGGTTCTGATCGACGCCGGCCGCCAGAAATTGGAGGAGGAGGCGAAGGACCGCCTCGCCGCGATCGTGACCGCGTCCGACGACGCCATCGTCGGCGAGACGATGGACGGCGTCATCACGGACTGGAACCGGGGCGCCGAAGCGATCCTCGGCTATGCGGCCGAAGAGATGATCGGCGAGACGATGGCGGCGCTTCTTCCTGAGGGGCATGAGGGCGAGACGTTTGCCCTTTTGGAGCGGATCAGGCGTGGCGAGCGGATCGAGCACTATGAAACCCTGCGCCGGCGCAGGGACGGCGAGATCATCGACGTATCGCTCACCGTCTCCCCGGTATTCGACGGATCAGGGCGCCTTCTCGGGGTCGCGAAAGTCGGGCGCGACATTACGAGGGCGAAACGGGAGCGGATGGCGCTGCTGGAGCGTGAAGCGCATCTGCGCTCCGTTCTCGACACAGCGCCGGACGCGATGATCGTCATCGACAGCCGGGGCATGATGCGATCCTTCAGCTCCACGGCGGAGCGGCTGTTTGGCTATACGGCCGAAGAAATACTCGGCCGGAACGTCAGCATTTTGATGCCTTCGCCCTATCGCGAACAACATGATTCGTATCTCGACCGTTACGTTGCGACGGGCGAACGGCGCGTCATCGGCCTCGGCCGCGTCGTCGTCGGACTGCGCCGCGACGGCTCGACCTTTCCAATGGAGCTGTCGGTCGGCGAAATGCGGTCGGGCGACAGCCGTTTCTTTACCGGCTTCGTGCGCGATCTCACCGAGAGGCAGGAGACCCAGCAGCGGCTGCAGGATCTGCAGTCCGCGCTTGTCCACATTTCGCGTTTTACAGCAATGGGCGAGATGGCCTCGACCCTCGCGCATGAGTTGAACCAGCCGTTGACGGCGATCGCCAGCTATCTGAACGGCTGCCGGCGCCTGCTCGACGGAAAGGAAAACCCGAAAGCGGCGATGATCCGCGACGCCATCGAGCGCGCGGCCGACCAGGCTCTGCGCGCCGGCCAGATCATCCGGCGGCTGCGTCAATTCGTGTCCCGCGGCGAAAGCGAGCGGCAGGTCGAAAGTCTCGCCAAGCTGATCGAGGAGGCGAGCGCGCTGGCGCTCGTCGGCATCAAGGAAACCGGCGTTCGCGTCGCCTTTTCATTCGATCCGCGCGTCGCCTTCGTACTGGTGGACAAGATCCAGATTCAGCAAGTCATCTTGAACCTGATGCGAAACGCCATCGAGGCGATGCAGGAAACCACCCGGCGCGATCTCATTATCTCCACGGCTGAATTCGACGATGGCATGGTCGAGGTCAGCGTCGCCGATACGGGACCCGGCATTGCCGAGGAGATCGCCTCTCAGCTGTTTCAACCCTTCGTCACCACCAAGCCCGACGGCATGGGAATCGGTCTTTCCATCTCGCGGACGATCATCGAAGCGCATGGCGGGCGGCTATGGGTCGAACCCAATCCCGAGGGCGGCACGATCTTCCGCCTCACGCTCAAGGCGCTGAGCCATGAGGAGCTGAACGATGGCCAGTGA
- the fixJ gene encoding response regulator FixJ: MASDPVVHLIDDDDGVRQALAFLLTASGFAVRVHESAAAFLDAIATVQPGCVITDVRMPGMDGLELQRQLKARRLGLPVIIMTGHGDVPLAVEAMKAGAIDFLEKPFDDESLLTAVRIALDRHARNARRDDEVTTARAKLASLSARELEVLDGLVAGQPNKTIAYDLNISARTVEVHRANVMTKMGASSLSELVRMVFVVRSAPVD; the protein is encoded by the coding sequence ATGGCCAGTGATCCTGTGGTTCACCTGATCGACGATGACGACGGGGTGCGCCAGGCGCTGGCCTTTCTGCTGACGGCCTCGGGCTTCGCCGTCAGGGTTCACGAGTCGGCGGCGGCCTTTCTCGACGCCATAGCGACCGTGCAACCGGGTTGCGTCATCACCGACGTCCGAATGCCGGGCATGGACGGGCTGGAGCTTCAGCGCCAGTTGAAGGCGAGGCGCCTTGGCCTGCCGGTTATCATTATGACCGGCCACGGCGACGTGCCGCTCGCCGTCGAGGCGATGAAAGCGGGCGCCATTGATTTCCTCGAAAAGCCGTTCGATGACGAATCGCTTCTGACGGCGGTCCGCATCGCGCTCGACCGTCACGCCCGCAACGCCCGCCGCGACGACGAAGTGACGACGGCGAGGGCAAAGCTCGCCAGCCTGTCGGCGCGCGAACTCGAGGTGCTGGACGGCCTCGTCGCCGGGCAACCCAACAAGACGATCGCTTACGATCTGAACATCAGCGCTCGCACGGTCGAGGTCCATCGCGCCAATGTAATGACCAAAATGGGCGCGTCCAGCCTGTCGGAACTGGTGCGGATGGTGTTCGTGGTCCGATCCGCTCCCGTGGACTGA
- a CDS encoding response regulator transcription factor: MPDREHLVLIADDDQGVRDALQFALRLEGVNVHAHRDGVELLADIDLPRAGCVILDDGMPHMDGFELLRRLRARNIRLPAILLTNHATAGLRARAGAAGVQFVLEKPLLDNALVDSVLTILGEDDGVAP, translated from the coding sequence ATGCCTGACCGCGAGCATCTCGTCCTGATCGCCGATGACGACCAGGGGGTGCGCGATGCGCTTCAATTCGCGCTCAGGCTCGAAGGCGTCAATGTGCATGCTCACAGGGACGGCGTCGAACTGCTGGCCGACATCGATCTGCCTCGCGCCGGCTGCGTCATCCTGGACGATGGCATGCCGCATATGGACGGCTTCGAATTGCTGAGGCGTCTTCGTGCGCGCAACATACGGCTGCCCGCGATCCTTCTCACCAATCATGCGACGGCGGGGCTTCGCGCGCGGGCCGGCGCCGCCGGCGTCCAGTTCGTTCTCGAAAAACCCTTGCTCGACAATGCCTTGGTCGACAGCGTCCTCACCATCCTTGGCGAGGACGACGGGGTCGCGCCCTAG
- a CDS encoding helix-turn-helix domain-containing protein produces the protein MPASLSISADHRFAAVHAAPSRLAWAIPSAERRDGGFAQAGQLLHFLPDAEIYADGCDNVSFYKVVSGVVRTCKFRSDGRRQIDAFYLPGDMFGFETGAEHRLSAEAVSECAVASYRWRGLDAIASADDWTARQFLSYALQNLRRAQEHSLVLGRRSASQKVAAFLIDMADRGPAGQTIDLAMARQDMADYLGLTIETVSRTLSQLEREGLISLPSARRICITNRIALHRLSS, from the coding sequence ATGCCAGCCTCTCTTTCGATCTCTGCCGATCACAGATTTGCGGCGGTTCACGCCGCTCCTTCGCGGCTCGCGTGGGCGATCCCATCCGCCGAAAGGCGCGATGGCGGCTTCGCTCAGGCGGGGCAACTGCTGCATTTTTTGCCCGACGCCGAAATTTACGCGGATGGCTGCGACAACGTCTCTTTCTACAAGGTGGTGAGCGGCGTCGTGCGGACCTGTAAGTTCAGGAGCGACGGCCGTCGGCAAATCGACGCTTTCTATCTCCCAGGAGACATGTTCGGTTTCGAGACGGGCGCCGAGCATCGGCTTTCCGCCGAAGCGGTCAGTGAATGCGCGGTGGCCTCCTATCGTTGGCGCGGTCTTGACGCGATCGCCTCCGCCGACGATTGGACGGCGCGGCAGTTTCTCTCCTATGCGCTGCAGAACCTGCGGCGCGCCCAGGAGCACTCTCTCGTGCTCGGGCGGCGCAGCGCGTCCCAGAAAGTCGCCGCTTTTCTGATCGACATGGCGGACCGCGGGCCTGCGGGCCAAACGATAGATCTCGCTATGGCGCGCCAGGATATGGCGGACTATCTGGGACTGACCATCGAGACGGTGTCGCGGACGCTGTCCCAGCTCGAGCGCGAGGGCTTGATCTCTTTGCCGTCGGCCCGCCGCATCTGCATCACGAATCGCATCGCGCTCCATCGTCTCAGTTCATAA
- a CDS encoding PHA/PHB synthase family protein has translation MNQELFRPLQPAAPAQSPVAALPEKAAFGARELDGILHAAEGNVSGGMSLIAPWLAFMDWGAHLANAPMRRLELARAAAHQWRRLAFADGGATSIVPPPTDHRFGDAAWRKPPFNMFANAFLLAEEWWAMAASGPAGVDRGNQRVVSFAVRQLLDVFSPSNFPWINPEVIRATKDTNGGNFVAGAVHLLTDLQESVSGRPCGPDELRIGRDLAATPGKVVFRNDLIELIQYAPTTAEVRREPVLIVPAWIMKYYILDLSPENSLIRNLVAQGHTVFAISWRNPGPEFRNATLDDYRAKGVIAALDAVSDICQGAKIHACGYCLGGTILSIAAAAMARDGDDRLASVTMFCAQTDFTEAGELQLFITEDQLAFLDDVMRAQGYLDSRQMSGAFRLLRSNDLIWSRLIKIYLMGERDHPNDLMAWNADGTRMPARMHGEYLRRLFLDNELAEGRFTVGGKPIAISDIRVPLFIVGTETDHIAPWRSVYKIHLLNDADLTFVLTSGGHNAGVVSEPGHPHRHFRVGHRPVGALYIGPDEWLADAERREGSWWPAWWNWLDSLSSERIAPSATGSKRYPAIEDAPGQYVLEH, from the coding sequence ATGAACCAGGAGCTTTTCCGGCCGCTTCAGCCTGCTGCGCCGGCGCAGAGCCCGGTTGCCGCTTTGCCGGAGAAGGCGGCTTTCGGAGCGAGGGAGCTCGACGGCATTCTCCATGCGGCGGAAGGCAATGTATCGGGCGGCATGTCCCTCATTGCGCCGTGGCTCGCATTCATGGACTGGGGCGCGCATCTCGCAAACGCTCCGATGCGGCGTCTGGAACTCGCAAGGGCGGCTGCGCATCAGTGGCGGCGCCTCGCGTTCGCGGACGGCGGCGCGACCTCGATCGTTCCGCCGCCGACGGATCATCGCTTTGGCGATGCTGCGTGGCGCAAGCCGCCTTTCAATATGTTCGCAAACGCGTTCCTGCTGGCCGAGGAATGGTGGGCGATGGCGGCGAGTGGGCCTGCCGGGGTCGACCGCGGCAACCAGCGCGTCGTATCCTTCGCGGTGCGCCAGCTCCTCGACGTGTTCTCGCCCTCGAACTTTCCCTGGATCAATCCGGAAGTCATTCGGGCTACGAAGGACACAAATGGCGGCAACTTTGTCGCCGGGGCCGTCCACCTTCTGACCGATCTGCAGGAATCCGTGTCGGGCCGCCCCTGCGGCCCGGACGAACTCCGCATCGGGCGCGATCTCGCAGCGACGCCGGGCAAGGTCGTGTTTCGCAACGATCTGATCGAACTGATCCAATACGCGCCGACGACGGCCGAGGTCCGGCGCGAACCGGTGCTGATCGTTCCGGCCTGGATCATGAAATATTATATTCTGGATCTTTCGCCGGAAAATTCGCTGATCCGCAATCTTGTCGCACAGGGGCACACTGTCTTCGCCATTTCCTGGCGCAATCCAGGCCCCGAATTCAGAAACGCCACGCTCGACGATTACCGCGCCAAGGGAGTCATAGCGGCGCTCGACGCCGTGAGCGACATTTGCCAGGGCGCCAAGATCCACGCCTGCGGCTATTGCCTCGGCGGCACGATTCTTTCGATCGCCGCGGCGGCGATGGCGCGCGACGGAGACGACCGGCTGGCGAGCGTCACGATGTTCTGCGCGCAGACGGACTTTACCGAGGCTGGCGAGCTGCAGCTGTTCATCACAGAGGACCAGCTGGCTTTTCTCGACGACGTCATGCGGGCGCAAGGCTACCTCGACAGCCGCCAGATGTCCGGGGCCTTCCGGCTGCTGCGCTCCAACGATCTGATCTGGTCGCGCTTGATCAAAATCTACCTGATGGGCGAGCGCGACCATCCGAACGATCTCATGGCCTGGAACGCGGACGGCACGCGCATGCCGGCCCGCATGCATGGCGAATATCTGCGCCGCCTCTTCCTTGACAATGAGCTCGCCGAGGGCCGCTTCACCGTCGGCGGCAAGCCGATTGCGATCAGCGACATCCGCGTTCCGTTGTTCATCGTCGGCACGGAGACGGACCACATCGCGCCCTGGCGTTCAGTCTACAAGATTCATCTCCTGAACGACGCCGACCTCACATTCGTCCTGACCTCCGGCGGCCACAATGCAGGGGTCGTCAGCGAGCCCGGCCACCCGCATCGGCATTTTCGCGTCGGGCATCGCCCGGTCGGCGCGCTTTACATCGGCCCGGATGAATGGCTGGCTGACGCGGAGCGCCGCGAGGGCTCCTGGTGGCCGGCGTGGTGGAACTGGCTCGACTCTCTTTCCAGCGAGCGCATCGCGCCGTCGGCGACAGGTTCAAAGCGCTACCCGGCGATCGAAGACGCGCCGGGCCAATATGTTCTCGAACATTGA